Proteins encoded in a region of the Paenibacillus sp. E222 genome:
- a CDS encoding S8 family serine peptidase, with product MNSKKFVKRISLCVLSCLLVLPATVSANGVQITPDHFPFIKSLPTPEVQVNLMDSESDLTETSLSINLNRMEYNTLAVPSKILDKLKERLQSKALYAQEKIEVSIMLKYDAVVTKEEFIEREWEIFNGNITDLNGFGGYSFFAALTTDEIEQLVHLEEIASLSTPDDVVSVYGEPDEHQSEVYLNGATEMTGIKKGRSDYGVTGNRDGKASYSKNDSVIAVIDTGIDGGHIDLSGGKILGWKDFVNTSSTTAYDDLGHGTHVASIAAGTGAGDPGVETGVAPGAALVGIKVCSSNTNCSTQNILNAMDWVIANKDTYGIDIINMSIGSSGSANASFCNKVSSAANNGILTVVAAGNTSGGSDYGSLNLFAKCSDVLSVANVADPYEGGWYLNPSSNRGTGSVGPTLAAPGTSIRAAKANSTSEYITYSGTSMASPMIAGLAALMLQASNGSLNYDFKIEDYGMSGYDKVYGNGLILGHQTIKAASGSSTGSFDNYRNHIRAQTNIAASNINLYNIKVNSTDAYFANTLIINNENGADLDLFIWKPGVEPIQNGQLRLDLAIQSSAGDLPQETISFKPTATGNYTIGVLAYDSATYALDWAGQISIP from the coding sequence ATGAATTCAAAGAAATTTGTTAAGCGTATTAGTCTTTGCGTCTTATCCTGTCTTCTTGTTTTGCCTGCAACTGTTAGTGCGAATGGGGTTCAAATTACTCCAGATCATTTTCCCTTTATCAAATCTCTGCCCACTCCTGAAGTACAAGTCAATCTAATGGATTCTGAATCCGATCTGACGGAGACTAGTCTGTCTATCAACCTTAATAGGATGGAATATAACACCTTGGCAGTTCCTTCAAAAATTCTGGACAAATTGAAAGAAAGACTTCAGTCTAAAGCATTATATGCACAAGAAAAAATTGAAGTAAGTATCATGCTCAAATATGATGCAGTTGTAACGAAGGAAGAATTCATAGAAAGAGAATGGGAAATATTCAATGGTAATATCACAGATTTGAATGGTTTTGGTGGTTATAGTTTTTTTGCCGCATTAACAACAGACGAAATTGAACAACTGGTTCACTTAGAGGAAATAGCATCCCTTTCAACCCCGGACGATGTAGTTTCTGTATATGGTGAGCCGGATGAACATCAATCAGAGGTCTATTTGAATGGTGCGACCGAGATGACTGGAATCAAAAAGGGAAGAAGTGACTATGGCGTAACAGGTAATCGTGATGGAAAGGCGTCATATTCCAAAAATGATTCAGTTATTGCAGTAATTGATACGGGTATTGATGGTGGTCATATTGATTTGAGTGGAGGAAAAATTTTAGGTTGGAAGGACTTTGTAAATACATCCTCAACTACAGCTTATGATGATCTGGGTCACGGAACACACGTTGCCAGTATCGCAGCTGGAACGGGAGCAGGAGATCCCGGAGTAGAAACCGGAGTGGCCCCAGGAGCAGCTCTAGTAGGAATCAAGGTATGCTCTAGTAATACGAATTGTTCTACCCAGAACATACTGAATGCGATGGATTGGGTTATTGCTAATAAGGACACATATGGAATTGATATCATTAATATGAGTATAGGCAGTTCAGGCTCGGCTAATGCAAGTTTCTGCAATAAGGTGTCTAGTGCAGCAAATAATGGAATACTTACAGTAGTTGCTGCCGGGAATACATCAGGAGGATCTGACTATGGCTCACTTAATCTTTTTGCCAAATGTTCAGACGTGTTGTCCGTTGCAAATGTGGCTGACCCTTACGAAGGAGGCTGGTATCTAAATCCTTCCTCCAACCGGGGAACAGGATCGGTAGGTCCTACACTTGCAGCACCTGGAACTTCTATCCGTGCGGCTAAGGCGAACTCTACTAGCGAATATATTACCTACTCTGGAACTTCAATGGCGTCTCCTATGATTGCCGGATTAGCAGCACTTATGCTTCAAGCTAGTAATGGGAGTCTTAATTATGATTTTAAGATAGAAGATTATGGGATGTCAGGATATGATAAAGTATATGGCAATGGACTCATCCTAGGACATCAAACTATTAAAGCTGCTTCTGGTTCTTCAACAGGTTCCTTTGATAACTATCGTAATCATATTAGAGCACAGACCAATATAGCAGCGAGCAACATTAATTTATATAATATTAAGGTTAACAGCACAGACGCTTATTTCGCCAACACGTTGATTATTAATAATGAAAATGGTGCAGATTTGGATTTGTTTATATGGAAACCGGGAGTTGAGCCTATTCAGAATGGTCAACTAAGACTAGATTTGGCTATCCAAAGTAGTGCAGGAGATCTTCCTCAGGAAACGATCAGTTTTAAGCCAACTGCAACGGGTAACTACACCATAGGAGTCTTAGCTTACGATTCTGCTACCTATGCCTTGGATTGGGCGGGGCAAATATCAATTCCATGA
- a CDS encoding iron-sulfur cluster biosynthesis family protein yields the protein MNDVMIIQVSPLAESRLNAMLGDRPGYFKLFYDTDGCGCDGTAVLLIVNEPDSDDIRIESDSLPFLINKQQQIYFEPCLRLQSENSFPSYRLSSDSMIYGNHVKVHDLRDTADTSPQPLSWFVR from the coding sequence GTGAACGACGTTATGATCATTCAGGTCAGTCCGCTGGCAGAATCAAGACTTAACGCGATGCTGGGAGATCGGCCGGGCTATTTCAAGCTGTTTTATGACACCGATGGATGCGGATGTGATGGTACTGCTGTGCTTCTGATCGTTAACGAGCCGGACAGTGATGACATTCGGATTGAATCCGATTCGCTTCCTTTCCTTATCAACAAACAGCAGCAGATCTATTTCGAGCCTTGCCTTCGCCTGCAATCAGAGAACAGTTTCCCTTCCTACCGATTGAGCAGTGATTCCATGATCTACGGCAATCATGTCAAGGTCCATGATCTTCGGGATACCGCAGACACTTCGCCGCAGCCGCTCAGTTGGTTCGTACGATAA
- a CDS encoding LacI family DNA-binding transcriptional regulator, translated as MTPITIYDIAKEANVSVSTVSRVLNDTAPVRASTREKIMSIIEKHQFQPNAQARSLIKKETGTIAIILPDITNPFFPEVFWGAENEARGLGYTFFLCNTAGDYSRESEYLSILREKRVDGIIFLGGRINMQVCPDDMAQELIDMGKRMPIVLVNGNIAKGGFHRVYTDEGAGAVLAAEHLLELGHRDIAFVGGLKELSTTMVKVKAIQKKLREHGLEIPKERQLLGSFSIEDGKREMSKLLDRGNPPTAVICVNDYTAIGAIKATIEHGLSIPKDISIVGFDDTPLASAVIPELTTVSQNTYQLGKLAVDKLHELINQGNPKKQTILQPELVVRQSTGPAPR; from the coding sequence ATGACACCGATTACCATATATGACATAGCCAAAGAAGCTAACGTATCCGTATCCACGGTCTCCCGAGTGCTGAATGATACGGCACCTGTGCGTGCAAGCACAAGAGAGAAGATCATGTCCATCATTGAAAAACACCAGTTCCAACCCAACGCGCAGGCGCGCAGTCTGATCAAGAAAGAGACGGGAACCATTGCGATCATCCTGCCAGACATTACGAATCCGTTCTTCCCGGAAGTGTTCTGGGGGGCTGAGAACGAGGCACGTGGATTGGGATATACGTTCTTCCTGTGCAATACGGCCGGGGATTACAGCCGGGAGTCCGAGTATTTGTCCATTTTGCGCGAGAAGCGGGTAGATGGCATTATTTTTCTCGGTGGACGAATCAACATGCAGGTCTGTCCGGATGATATGGCTCAGGAATTGATTGATATGGGCAAACGTATGCCAATCGTGCTGGTCAATGGCAACATTGCCAAAGGCGGATTCCATCGGGTGTACACGGATGAAGGAGCAGGAGCCGTTTTGGCTGCTGAACATTTGCTCGAACTGGGACATCGGGATATTGCTTTTGTGGGCGGTTTGAAGGAGTTGTCCACCACGATGGTTAAGGTCAAGGCCATTCAGAAAAAACTGCGTGAGCATGGACTCGAAATTCCGAAAGAGCGTCAACTGCTTGGCAGCTTCTCCATTGAAGACGGCAAACGGGAGATGTCTAAGCTGCTGGACCGTGGAAATCCTCCAACTGCGGTGATCTGTGTGAACGACTACACGGCGATTGGTGCGATTAAGGCGACCATTGAGCATGGCTTATCGATTCCGAAGGACATTTCCATTGTCGGTTTTGATGATACGCCGCTCGCCAGTGCCGTTATACCGGAACTGACGACTGTGTCCCAGAATACGTATCAGCTGGGTAAGCTGGCTGTGGACAAGCTGCATGAATTGATTAATCAAGGTAACCCGAAGAAACAGACCATTTTGCAACCAGAGCTTGTTGTCCGCCAGAGTACTGGACCCGCACCACGATAA
- a CDS encoding ABC transporter substrate-binding protein → MRKSLKVISLLMLVMVMGLTACSKGDSGAAGGKVDLSMTIWGSEDEKKIYQERLDIVKQTYPDINVKLNVVAGDYDQKVQTMIAGGTAPDIMMIAENYQAYASKNQIVPLDDMIQANNVNMSERYSDDIANLMKFDGKQFGMPDRAGAMVLFYNKDLFDKAGVEYPTKEWTQEDLLAAAQKLTVKENGKTVQWGYYPGSWWPQWMQLIYQNGGSLFDESGKPTFNTEPVRKALQFMNDLTFTHGVGPTPTEIADMGNIGADPLFAQGKIAMETTGFWNIGSLAKVEGINWDISPIWGETNAFFNGFTITNASKHKEEAFKIIEALTTPEAQLPMIKAGQDAPATKAGLSSDEFLNAEYGGKKINMAAFSESTIYAEPFNPQWNEMMKLINDKLGVYFNNKASLDDTVTEIQSGLERIYK, encoded by the coding sequence ATGAGAAAAAGTTTAAAGGTCATTTCGTTATTGATGCTGGTCATGGTAATGGGTCTGACAGCCTGTAGCAAGGGTGACAGCGGTGCAGCTGGCGGCAAGGTTGATCTGAGCATGACGATCTGGGGCTCGGAGGACGAGAAGAAGATTTATCAGGAGAGACTCGACATTGTGAAGCAGACCTATCCCGATATTAATGTGAAACTGAACGTCGTTGCCGGCGACTATGACCAAAAGGTTCAGACGATGATCGCCGGAGGAACCGCACCGGACATCATGATGATTGCCGAGAACTATCAGGCGTACGCCTCCAAAAACCAAATTGTTCCGCTGGATGATATGATCCAGGCCAACAATGTGAACATGTCAGAGCGTTATTCTGACGACATCGCCAACCTGATGAAATTCGATGGTAAACAGTTCGGAATGCCTGACCGCGCAGGCGCAATGGTGCTCTTCTATAACAAGGATCTGTTCGACAAGGCTGGGGTGGAATATCCGACCAAGGAATGGACTCAGGAAGACCTGCTCGCTGCAGCTCAGAAGCTGACGGTGAAGGAGAACGGCAAAACGGTTCAATGGGGGTACTACCCAGGCAGCTGGTGGCCGCAATGGATGCAGTTGATCTACCAAAACGGTGGTTCCCTGTTCGATGAGAGCGGCAAACCTACTTTTAATACCGAGCCAGTACGTAAAGCATTGCAATTCATGAATGATCTGACCTTCACACATGGTGTGGGACCAACACCAACCGAGATTGCCGACATGGGAAATATCGGTGCTGACCCATTGTTTGCCCAAGGCAAGATTGCCATGGAGACGACGGGATTCTGGAATATCGGTTCACTTGCCAAGGTGGAAGGTATCAATTGGGACATTTCTCCGATATGGGGAGAGACCAACGCTTTCTTCAATGGCTTCACAATTACGAACGCGTCCAAACATAAGGAAGAGGCATTCAAAATCATAGAAGCGCTGACTACACCAGAAGCACAATTACCGATGATCAAGGCTGGTCAGGATGCTCCGGCAACGAAGGCAGGTCTGTCCAGTGATGAGTTCCTGAATGCGGAATATGGCGGTAAGAAAATCAACATGGCTGCTTTCAGCGAGTCCACCATCTACGCCGAGCCGTTCAATCCGCAATGGAATGAAATGATGAAGCTCATTAACGACAAGCTGGGTGTCTACTTCAACAATAAAGCCTCACTGGATGATACCGTGACTGAAATTCAGAGCGGACTGGAAAGAATCTACAAATAG
- a CDS encoding carbohydrate ABC transporter permease, which produces MRKKDGKWFYIFISPWLIGFLGLTLGPILFSIYMSFTNWDLFQSPEFIGIDNYKNLLTDDPIFWKSVGNTFFYALISIPLGMSISLWIAYYLNKKIKGITFFRILFYLPSVVPVVASSLLFIHLLAPTEGLINQALAIFGIQGPAWLLDPNWVKPALILMSLWGVGGGVVLLLAGMKGIPQELYEAAAIDGAKSSQSFFHITFPMLTPVIFFNLVTGMIGALQTFAQVFIVTAGGPDNASQMVVPYLFQNAFQFYKMGYASAIAWVLFIIIMALTLVVFRSSALWVHYEEGKANE; this is translated from the coding sequence GTGAGAAAAAAGGACGGGAAATGGTTTTATATCTTCATCTCGCCTTGGCTGATTGGATTCCTTGGACTTACCCTGGGTCCGATCCTGTTTTCCATCTACATGAGCTTCACCAATTGGGATCTGTTCCAGTCTCCTGAATTCATCGGTATAGACAATTACAAAAACCTGTTGACCGATGACCCGATCTTCTGGAAATCCGTAGGCAATACCTTCTTCTACGCATTAATATCGATTCCGCTGGGCATGTCCATCTCGCTCTGGATTGCGTATTACCTTAACAAAAAAATCAAAGGTATCACCTTCTTCCGCATCCTGTTCTATCTGCCATCTGTGGTTCCGGTAGTTGCAAGCTCACTGCTCTTTATCCATCTGCTAGCTCCAACGGAAGGCTTGATCAACCAGGCACTTGCCATCTTCGGCATTCAAGGTCCTGCCTGGCTGCTTGATCCGAACTGGGTTAAACCAGCCTTGATCCTCATGTCGCTATGGGGCGTCGGGGGTGGCGTGGTACTACTGCTGGCGGGTATGAAAGGTATTCCTCAGGAGCTGTACGAGGCCGCCGCCATTGATGGGGCGAAGAGCTCGCAATCGTTCTTCCACATTACATTTCCAATGCTGACTCCCGTCATCTTCTTCAATCTCGTCACCGGGATGATCGGGGCGCTCCAGACGTTCGCACAGGTATTCATCGTTACAGCGGGTGGACCGGATAATGCCAGCCAGATGGTTGTTCCTTACCTGTTCCAAAATGCGTTCCAGTTCTACAAAATGGGATATGCATCGGCCATTGCCTGGGTTCTGTTCATCATCATCATGGCGTTGACCCTGGTTGTGTTCCGTTCGTCGGCGCTATGGGTGCATTACGAGGAGGGAAAAGCAAATGAGTAA
- a CDS encoding carbohydrate ABC transporter permease has translation MSNPSTVEKTISYIFLILVGVLLASPFLYMISIALASDATTVKSAFTFIPLEFQWSNFYTIFTNNNLGTYLKNSVIITVITIIGSVLSASVVSYGFARIKARGSRFLFIVLLSTMMIPGEVTMVPQFIIFRHLDWINTFYPLIVPSFFAGAFNVFLIRQFVMSIPKSLDEAAMIDGMGHPGIYWKIIMPLTYPILAAIAIFSFSYNWGNFMGPLIYINDPEKMPLALGVQLLTTVGGGQMPPWNLVMIASLFLTIPMVLVYLFGQRYVYEANISGGSSGIK, from the coding sequence ATGAGTAATCCATCCACTGTGGAGAAAACGATATCTTACATTTTTCTGATTCTGGTCGGTGTGCTGCTTGCTTCCCCTTTCCTGTACATGATCTCCATCGCACTGGCGAGTGACGCTACAACAGTAAAATCAGCCTTTACCTTCATACCGCTCGAATTCCAATGGTCCAATTTCTACACGATCTTCACGAATAATAATCTGGGTACTTATCTGAAAAATTCAGTCATTATTACTGTCATTACCATTATCGGATCGGTGTTGTCAGCATCGGTCGTATCTTACGGCTTCGCTCGGATCAAGGCGAGAGGCAGTCGGTTCCTGTTCATTGTACTGCTTAGTACGATGATGATTCCGGGTGAGGTGACAATGGTGCCGCAGTTTATCATCTTCCGTCATCTGGACTGGATCAATACATTCTATCCACTGATTGTGCCAAGTTTTTTCGCGGGAGCCTTCAACGTATTTCTCATTCGGCAGTTCGTCATGAGTATTCCGAAGTCGCTGGATGAAGCTGCGATGATCGACGGCATGGGACATCCGGGCATCTACTGGAAGATCATTATGCCGCTCACGTATCCGATACTTGCCGCCATCGCCATTTTCTCGTTTTCCTATAACTGGGGGAACTTCATGGGGCCGCTCATTTACATTAATGATCCAGAGAAAATGCCACTGGCGCTCGGTGTACAGCTTCTGACCACGGTTGGTGGCGGACAGATGCCGCCATGGAACCTCGTTATGATTGCTTCTCTGTTCCTGACTATTCCGATGGTATTGGTATATCTGTTCGGACAGCGTTATGTCTATGAAGCGAATATCAGTGGTGGCAGCAGCGGGATCAAGTAA
- a CDS encoding glycoside hydrolase, giving the protein MNNNKDHFNHDNNDNNHHKQRRWRSRSYILMGVALAALLVGGGIIINHFANESSKTLAFQGEPVHLKLEQSYDHFEGWGTSLAWWANDLGGWKDQAKVSEVMDLVFDAQKGLGLNIVRYNIGGEENPDMKALRPGGDVPGFQPEPGVWDWEADAGQRAVLQGSLERGVNIAEAFSNSPPYWMTISGSVTGAVDGSNNLREDQYDAFADYLTEVVKHYRDEWGITFRTLDPLNEPSSDWWKKGNMQEGSHFTNDKQAEIIKKVAASLKSKGLDGTVISAADDNSIDETVHNFSLYDQDTLDVIDQINTHSYNGSKMEELRTLAERYGKKLWMSEYGTGGSEPHNHEDMTSVQELAERIMFDLKIMQPSAWVYWQAVEDEGANNNWGFIHANFNGEEQYEMTKQYYGMAQFTKFIRPGATIIPTDDGRTLAAYDAANQRLVLVIRNELSAGTTAFELEAFDHSSTFTAQVYQTSPDRNMEQLEDVPVYANGLEVSTADNSITTVVLEGVTLQAN; this is encoded by the coding sequence ATGAATAACAACAAGGATCATTTCAACCATGACAACAATGACAACAATCATCACAAGCAGCGCAGGTGGCGCAGCCGGAGCTACATCCTGATGGGTGTGGCCCTGGCCGCGCTGCTCGTGGGAGGAGGAATTATCATCAATCATTTTGCCAATGAATCATCCAAAACACTTGCATTCCAAGGTGAGCCGGTACATCTGAAGCTGGAGCAATCCTATGATCATTTTGAAGGCTGGGGCACGTCGCTCGCGTGGTGGGCCAACGATCTTGGAGGGTGGAAGGATCAAGCAAAGGTCAGTGAAGTCATGGATCTGGTGTTTGATGCTCAGAAAGGACTAGGCCTGAACATTGTTCGCTACAATATTGGTGGTGAGGAGAACCCCGACATGAAGGCGCTTCGGCCCGGAGGAGATGTTCCCGGCTTCCAGCCTGAACCCGGCGTGTGGGACTGGGAGGCAGATGCAGGACAGCGAGCTGTATTACAGGGCTCTCTGGAACGTGGGGTCAACATTGCTGAAGCGTTCTCCAATTCACCCCCTTACTGGATGACGATCAGCGGCTCGGTCACGGGTGCTGTAGATGGTAGCAACAATCTGCGAGAGGATCAATATGATGCGTTTGCCGATTATTTAACCGAGGTCGTGAAGCATTATCGCGATGAGTGGGGCATTACGTTCCGTACACTTGACCCCCTCAATGAACCTTCCTCGGACTGGTGGAAGAAAGGCAACATGCAGGAAGGCAGTCATTTTACCAATGACAAACAAGCCGAGATTATCAAGAAGGTTGCGGCATCGCTCAAAAGTAAAGGGCTGGACGGTACGGTCATCAGTGCTGCGGACGATAATAGCATTGACGAGACGGTGCACAATTTCAGCCTCTATGATCAGGATACGCTCGATGTGATCGACCAGATTAACACCCACTCCTATAATGGTAGCAAAATGGAAGAGCTTCGCACGTTAGCCGAGCGATATGGCAAGAAACTGTGGATGTCCGAGTATGGGACAGGTGGCAGTGAACCGCATAATCATGAAGATATGACTTCCGTGCAGGAGCTCGCGGAGCGCATCATGTTCGATCTGAAAATCATGCAGCCTTCTGCCTGGGTGTATTGGCAGGCCGTTGAAGATGAAGGTGCCAACAATAACTGGGGCTTCATTCATGCGAATTTTAATGGAGAAGAGCAGTACGAGATGACCAAACAGTATTATGGCATGGCCCAGTTTACGAAGTTCATCCGTCCAGGCGCAACGATTATTCCAACAGATGATGGGCGAACACTGGCTGCCTATGATGCAGCTAATCAAAGACTGGTACTGGTTATTCGCAATGAGTTATCTGCCGGAACTACAGCATTTGAACTGGAGGCGTTTGACCACAGCAGTACTTTTACAGCACAGGTTTATCAGACGTCGCCGGATCGCAATATGGAGCAGCTTGAAGATGTTCCGGTGTATGCCAATGGATTGGAAGTATCGACTGCGGACAATTCCATCACCACCGTAGTATTGGAAGGTGTAACGTTGCAGGCGAACTGA
- a CDS encoding beta-galactosidase — MTEKTSLLLQEQEKNTQTRAEHGVRSELTYDQRSFIMNGERVFLNSATIHYFRMPREEWREVLMKAKLAGMNCIDTYFAWNVHEPEEGQWSFEGDNDCGAFLDLCAELGMYVIARPGPFICAEWDFGGFPYWLETKQGIKFRQNNEAYLHFVELYFDRIIPIIRERQLSAGGTVILVQVENEYGYLMDDAAASAHMNHLRDSLLQRGIDVPLITCVGGAEGTIEGANFWSGADGHYAKLREKQPDTPKLVTEFWTGWFENWGGPSAIQKTASLFEKRMMEILRTGYTGISHYMFYGGTNFGGYGGRTVGSSDIFMITSYDYDAPLNEYGRATAKYAVAKTLSYFVHAFGALLMETEEVPSEQIKVRHPQGISVRGRSKGSEKIWFLESHKDERETFHVTLEEGRTLPVALNPGQIIPILDRVEIAENVYLTGGTMITGNEVVNGELTLFIVAEAGQRSVVELETNVLNVQGSSMQVLVERDQLNGAYRFELVHFREPGIIHLEASGVPIRFVVLDKETMDRTWRINGKGGPNQLRYAIGFDDVDVSLSGQVTGMISDPNRNMLLLGSWADGERSLTGREFVYGEANDSQGSIEDEHVQKSSAAIQHDLFTTLPMPPKLSDSPELSRVTLTAEQRTSSGQPEHFSQYGQDFGYLLYECDFDRSVDGITTLILPDLQDTARIYVNRVEQALVRQVGAAGVQVQTTKGKNTLQVLVQHMGRLNFSPYLGESKGLTGSVYIGGSAQDIRRNWHAEHGVVHLDEVNHLEEAPLLSRSFTLDGMDRAILVGAVSQGLRMNGMDVPMEGYQDWFSFTTLDLSLYLRPGEINTLEMPYSRTPLNRLELILYRSEDELQDWRMAGTDALLPRQWGLYEPPNNSGHLHTYRQDADYSGNWNAISVGNDSYGQPVWYRWRFSKSAVPEHFRVNLMLRLTGMSKGTLHLNGHHLGRYWQIGPQEDYKIPVSWLQDENELLLFDEEGRTPERVRFLYDNLSQYPWVVVE, encoded by the coding sequence TTGACAGAGAAAACATCCCTTTTGCTTCAGGAGCAGGAGAAGAATACACAGACGAGGGCTGAGCACGGCGTTCGTTCTGAACTGACTTACGATCAGCGCAGCTTCATCATGAATGGAGAGCGAGTATTTCTGAACAGTGCCACCATTCATTATTTCCGTATGCCAAGGGAGGAATGGCGGGAGGTTCTAATGAAGGCAAAGCTGGCCGGCATGAATTGCATTGATACCTATTTTGCCTGGAACGTGCATGAGCCGGAGGAAGGGCAATGGTCGTTTGAAGGAGACAATGATTGTGGAGCCTTTCTGGACCTGTGTGCAGAGTTGGGTATGTACGTTATCGCGAGGCCAGGTCCGTTTATTTGCGCAGAATGGGATTTCGGCGGCTTCCCGTATTGGCTGGAAACGAAGCAGGGAATCAAGTTCCGACAAAATAATGAAGCTTATCTGCATTTTGTAGAGCTGTATTTTGACCGGATCATTCCAATCATTCGTGAGCGCCAGCTATCTGCCGGAGGCACTGTTATTCTTGTACAGGTCGAGAACGAATACGGGTATCTGATGGATGATGCAGCAGCAAGTGCCCATATGAACCATCTTCGGGACAGCCTGCTTCAGCGAGGGATCGACGTTCCGCTTATCACCTGTGTAGGTGGTGCGGAGGGCACGATTGAAGGGGCCAACTTCTGGTCAGGGGCTGACGGGCATTATGCGAAGCTTCGGGAGAAGCAGCCGGATACACCGAAGCTCGTTACGGAATTTTGGACGGGATGGTTTGAGAATTGGGGTGGCCCTTCTGCCATTCAGAAGACGGCGTCACTGTTTGAGAAACGTATGATGGAAATTCTTCGCACCGGTTATACCGGAATCAGTCATTACATGTTCTACGGCGGAACCAACTTTGGCGGATACGGTGGCAGAACCGTGGGCAGCAGCGATATTTTCATGATTACCTCCTACGATTATGATGCGCCGCTTAACGAGTACGGGCGGGCAACGGCCAAGTATGCTGTAGCGAAGACGTTATCCTATTTTGTCCATGCATTTGGCGCATTGCTGATGGAGACGGAGGAAGTACCATCAGAGCAGATCAAGGTACGTCATCCACAAGGCATCTCTGTACGAGGCAGATCTAAAGGCAGCGAGAAGATATGGTTCTTGGAGAGTCACAAGGATGAGCGGGAGACGTTTCACGTCACGCTGGAGGAAGGCCGGACACTTCCCGTTGCCCTGAACCCGGGGCAGATTATTCCGATACTGGACAGGGTAGAAATTGCCGAGAATGTATACCTGACAGGTGGCACGATGATTACGGGCAATGAAGTGGTGAATGGAGAATTGACACTGTTCATCGTTGCGGAAGCGGGACAGCGTTCGGTTGTGGAACTTGAGACGAACGTCTTGAATGTACAGGGCAGCAGCATGCAAGTATTGGTTGAACGTGATCAGTTAAACGGAGCCTATCGCTTCGAACTGGTACATTTCCGTGAGCCAGGCATCATTCATCTGGAGGCGAGTGGTGTCCCCATTCGGTTCGTGGTTCTGGACAAGGAAACGATGGATCGCACGTGGAGAATCAATGGAAAGGGAGGGCCGAATCAGCTGCGTTACGCAATCGGATTCGATGATGTAGATGTCTCCCTATCCGGGCAGGTCACAGGTATGATCTCTGATCCGAATCGGAATATGTTGCTTCTCGGCAGCTGGGCGGATGGTGAACGGTCGTTGACTGGACGTGAGTTCGTATACGGAGAAGCAAACGATTCACAGGGCAGTATAGAGGATGAACATGTTCAGAAGTCATCCGCAGCAATTCAGCATGATCTGTTCACCACGCTGCCTATGCCACCGAAACTGTCGGATTCCCCAGAGTTGTCTCGTGTGACATTAACAGCGGAACAGCGTACTTCGAGTGGTCAACCAGAGCATTTTTCCCAGTACGGACAGGATTTCGGGTATCTGTTATACGAGTGCGATTTCGACCGTTCGGTGGATGGAATCACCACCCTTATTCTGCCGGATCTCCAGGACACGGCCAGAATATATGTTAATCGTGTGGAACAGGCATTGGTTCGTCAAGTTGGTGCAGCGGGGGTTCAGGTGCAGACGACGAAAGGAAAGAATACACTTCAGGTGCTGGTACAGCATATGGGCAGGCTGAATTTTTCTCCATATTTGGGTGAAAGCAAAGGTCTGACAGGATCTGTGTACATCGGTGGTTCCGCTCAGGACATACGCCGGAATTGGCATGCGGAGCATGGGGTGGTGCATCTCGATGAAGTGAATCATCTTGAGGAGGCCCCGCTTCTGAGCAGAAGCTTTACGCTGGATGGCATGGACCGTGCGATTCTCGTTGGAGCGGTGAGCCAGGGATTGCGCATGAATGGCATGGATGTGCCAATGGAAGGGTATCAGGACTGGTTTTCGTTCACCACGTTGGATCTTTCCCTTTACTTGCGGCCTGGAGAGATCAATACACTGGAGATGCCTTATAGCAGAACGCCGCTGAACCGGCTGGAACTGATCCTGTACCGGAGTGAAGATGAGCTGCAGGATTGGCGCATGGCAGGTACGGATGCTTTGCTTCCACGACAATGGGGATTATATGAGCCACCGAACAATTCAGGTCATCTCCATACCTATCGGCAGGATGCGGATTATAGTGGCAATTGGAATGCCATCTCTGTGGGAAATGATTCGTACGGTCAACCCGTCTGGTACCGGTGGCGCTTCTCCAAGTCAGCTGTGCCGGAACACTTCCGAGTGAACCTGATGCTTCGTCTTACCGGGATGAGCAAGGGAACACTTCATCTGAACGGGCACCATCTGGGCCGTTATTGGCAGATCGGTCCGCAAGAGGATTACAAAATTCCGGTATCCTGGCTGCAGGATGAGAATGAATTGCTGTTATTTGATGAGGAAGGCCGAACGCCAGAACGGGTGCGTTTCTTGTATGATAACCTGTCCCAGTATCCATGGGTTGTGGTCGAATAG